The Chlorobaculum sp. MV4-Y genome contains the following window.
CAACTCCGTGCCGAGACTGTAGAGCGTTTCAGCGTTTTCGAGCAGGTTGATCTCCTCGTCGATTGAGCGCTCCTCGCCAGCGACGAGCGCCGCCGCGTCGAGTTCCCGATACTGGTAGTCGATGAAGTCGCGCTTCTCGCGGAGCGCAACGGCGCGTTCGGTGAGGCTTTGCAGCTCGCGGCGCAGCTTGCGGTACTCTTCGAGGGTGTTGCGGTACTGCGCGGTCTCGGCGTGCAGGAGGCCGAAGCCGTCGAGCATTCCGGCGTGCGTTTCGGCGTGCAACAGAAGCTGGTGGTCGTGCTGGCCGTGCAGATCGACGAGCTGCTGTCCGGCACGTTTGAGCAGCGAAACCGTGCAGGGAGTGTCGTTGATGAAGCAGCGCGACTGGCCCGTCGCGGAGATGTCGCGCCGCAGAATCAGCTCCGGCGTGCGCTCGATCTGTTCCTCGTCAAGCATTTCGCCGATGTTCTCGTAGTGCTCGCCGCTGAAAATCGCCTCGATCACCGCCTTACGCGCTCCGGCTCTCACCACCTCCGCGCTCGCCCGTTCGCCGAGCACCATGTTCAGCGCACCCATCAGAATCGACTTGCCCGCGCCGGTCTCGCCGGTGATGATGGTCAGGCCCGGCGCGAAACTGACCGAAAGTTCGTCGATAAGCGCGAAATCTCTGACGTAGAGGCTTTTGAGCATGAGACGGAGCGTTATGTGGGTTCGGCGGGCTGACAGCTTCAAAGATAACGCTAAAAAAGCGTGTTTGAAAAATGCGGCATGCTGTTACCGTGCCAGCACTTCAGTGCGAGTCTCGGGTAAGTCTTACAGGTAAGTGTAGAATGTGGTTATCCGCTCAGATCAACGGGCGTCGTGTTTGGGCTGTAGAGCTTGACGAAATCAGTCGGGTCGCCGCTTGGTTTTTGCAGAACGGATCAAACGGCATTCATTTCAATACGCTCGTCATGGCCGTTTTTGGGGCCATATCCGGAAGTACCTGATTCACGAAAAGCCCTTGAAGGGCTTTTCGTTTTCACTGGATCAATCTGTTCCTGCCTGCTGTCAATGCTGATTCATCGCGTTGACAACGCAGGATTGACTCGGGCACAGGTGAACAGGAGAAGGCCTCAGGCCTTGGTCTCCTTTTTCTCTTTGCTGGAAGAATCGTCTGTCGCTTTGTTAAACTCTTCCTCTATTTCATTCTGAGCTTTTTTGAACTCCTTGATGCCCTTGCCAAGCCCTTTGGCAAGTTCGGGCAGCTTCTGAGCGCCGAACAGGAGAAGGACAATGAGCAAAATGAGAACGAGTTCCTGGCCGCCTAAACCGAACATGGATATATCTCCGGAAAGTGTACAAATAGATGCGTCTTGAAACGATTGCGCTGCAATTGAGCGATTACTGTTTCATGGCGCTGGTGGACTGCGTGTTATTGCAATGAAAACTTAACAAAGAAGGTCTTGAAACCAAAAAGTTTTCGATCAAAAACCTCCGGTCTGGCCCAAAACCGTTTCGCCTGCGGTGGTTGTCATGCCCTCGGTTGCCGTAA
Protein-coding sequences here:
- the tatA gene encoding twin-arginine translocase TatA/TatE family subunit codes for the protein MFGLGGQELVLILLIVLLLFGAQKLPELAKGLGKGIKEFKKAQNEIEEEFNKATDDSSSKEKKETKA